A region of the Salvia splendens isolate huo1 chromosome 11, SspV2, whole genome shotgun sequence genome:
tttagaaaaaataattcGATTTTTGATTCTATGTGAATTAGGCCAAAATTCAAAGCAAAATCCAAATGTTTATCTAACAAATATATCTTGAGTATGTTTTGCTTTGGCTAGATGGTTAATATAAGTATAAACACTATGCGACCTAAAATCTTAAATTGATATTGACGCCTAATATCATActataatttttcaaaaatttatatttttttacaaaCTTTAAGCTTAACATATAGTATCACGAACTTAAATAGTTATTGATTTTTTTCCTACAAGAGACAAAATTCAACTACATTAAAACGAGATGAATAACCATATCTGACTCCTAATTTTAAGACTTTATAATCACATAACTATCATTTTTCAGTGATAACTAAATCTTACTGGGTAATGTTAATAACAAATGAATTGTAACCGGATTTTGCAGGCGGGAGAAATTCAACACTATTCAATTTTGTAACattatatatcaaatttaaaatttattttttttaataaaaaaatcgtAATATTAGTCGCAAATATCCTAATTTTATATAGCCGGCCATTATTTTCTACCGTTTATATGCGCTTATAATTTCTTTCTTCACCCTTTTCATCTTACCAGCCACCCAAAACCTAAAATTTATTCGCAAATGTTTTTAACAGTTACATGGGCATTTAAAAGAGGCCCATGTGATACATAGAATTGATGGGTCAAATGTTGAAGGTCCATTATTTTTTGTGGCAGTCAAACTACTAAAATGCAACCACGAGCCTAGTAGCGCCATCCGCATCCCGAAACCCGCTCTGGCTCATGCCCTGGCTCGCAACCCGTGTCGTTATGATTTTGGAGACGTGCGTTATTATTTGTATTCAGTCTCATTTTCAACCACTTATTTTGTCGTCTTTCATTCTAAATGCTTCAATTTCTCGATTCGCACTTAACTTGAACGTTGTATTGATTTCTATTTGATTGcctttttttgtgtgtttttcgATCATTTTATTCGCTTTAATTTTACCCTTTCTTATTTGACGTCAGTGTGTAATCCTAATAGAGAACGTTATAAATTTTTCCACACTCATCATACTTTGTTGCTTGTCTTTTTGTCATTTATAAAATACCACTCTCTCCGTCTCATCTAATTTGAGTCGTATtactttttgggatgtcccaactaagttgagtcattttcctttttgacaaaaaacaaaacatctaatcaatcttactttattccaccacttactttactttctctttatcttttatactttattcttctctcttactttttaacacaatttcttaatcctCGTGCACAAAAGTTTTaattcaacttagttggaacggaGGGATTACTAATAATTTGTGAATAAGCTGTAGCCATATCATTAGTTTGTTGATGTCTTAGACTATTTGAAGACATATTAGCGATGGCCgaaaaatttattttggactatTATGTAGTAGTCCAAATTTGGGAATTGATCTCAAATCAATGATGCGATGTATACACGAAATGTTTTTTAAATGTACAACTTTGGGAATTAGATTTCAAAATTTAGTTATGTTAAAATAGTCTCATGATTTGATCTTTATGATGTTCATCCGCCCCTAAAATATTGTTCACTTTACTTTATTTCCCATTTTTGGTAATTGGATCTACTAACTaattatactcacattttattataaaattaatatataaatataggacatacattccactaaattttttttctctcacttttcttcatatttcttaaaatctgtgttgAGTCAAACATGAACTATATTAGCGGAcagaagaaataatattattataacatAAAACCAATcttaacaaattaaaaaataattaaaataccaATCTCaacaaattcaaaaataattaaaatacagtACTCATTTAACATTTTAACTTATTCAATTGTTAAAATAGTGTAAAATTACAGTAGTCATCGACGGTCCATGTCTCTCCCTCTCACTCTATAGAATCCGCCCAAGTCCAACTCTGACTCTGACAGATTAATAACTGAATTCGAAATCCCAAATTTTCCCTCGCATTTCAAATTCTCAACAGAATTTGTAACTTCCTCCTTTCTCTAAATTCAACTGCAGTTATCTCTCTCACACCTCCTTCCTTCTCCACAAATTCATTTCGAAATTCGCTTACACACTTCTGCAAAAAATATCTCCCAATTCTCGACTTCTTGGATTCCGAAATGACGGATGAAAAGAAACCCGCTGAACCGCCTGCTCCGATCGATCCAAAACCGCCTGCTCCGGTCGATTCAACTCCGCCAGCTCCGGTTGATCCAACACCGCCTGATCCGATAGATCCAACCCCTCCTGCTCCGGTCGATCAAACGCCTCCTGCTCCGGTTTATATAACCCCTCCTGCTCCGGTCGATCAAACCCCTCCTGTTCCAGTCGATTCAACACCACCTGCTCCGGTCGATTCAACCCCGCCTGCTCCGATTGATCCAACCCCGCCTTCGCCGGTCGATCAAACGCCCCCTGCTCCGGTTGATATAACCCCTCCTGCTCCGGTCGATCAAACCCCTCCTGCTCCGGTCGATTCAACACCACCTGCTCCGGTCGATTCAACACCACCTGCTCCGGTCGATTCAACCCCTCCTGCTCCGGTCGATTCAACCCCGCCTGCTCCGATTGATCCAACCCCGCCTTCGCCGGTCGATCAAACGCCCCCTGCTCCGGTTGATATAACCCCCCCTGCTCCGGTCGATCAAACCCCTCCTGCTCCGGTCGATTCAACAGCACCTGCTCCGGTCGATTCAACAGCACCTGCTCCGGTCGATTCAACAGCACCTGCTCCGGTCGATTCAACACCACCTGCTCCGGTCGATTCAACCCCTCCTGCTCCGGTCGATTCATCCCCTCCTGCTCCGGTCGATTCAACCCCGCCTGCTCCGATTGATCCAACCCCACCTTCGCCGGTCGATCAAACGCCCCCTGCTCCGGTTGATATAACCCCTCCTGCTCCGGTCGATTCAACACCACCTGCTCCGGTCGATTCAACCCCTCCTGCTCCGGTCGATCAAACCCCTCCTGCTCCGGTTGATATAACCCCTCCTGCTCCGGTCGATCAAATCCTTCCTGTTCCGGTCGATTCAACACTGCCTGCTCCGGTCGATTCAACACCTCCTACTCCGGTCGATTCAACGCCTACTGCTCCGGTCGATCAAACGCCTCCTGCTCCGGTCGATTCAACGCCTCCTGCTCCGGTCGATCAAACGCCTCCTGCTCCGGTTGATATAACCTCTCCTGCTTCGGTCGATCAAACCCCTCCTGCTCCGATTGATCCAACCCCACCTTCTCCGGTAGATCAAACGCCTACTGCTCCGGTCGATCAAACCCCTCCTGCTCCCATTGATCCAACCCTGCCTTCTCCGGTCGATCAAACGCCTCCTGCTCCGGTCGATCAAACCCTGCCTTCTCCGGTCGATCAAACCCCTCCTGCTCCGGTCGATAAAACCCCGCCTGCTTCGGTCGATAAAATCCCGCCTCCCGAGGAGAAAGTGACTGCACAGGAATTTCGCGACGCGCTCTACAACTTACCGTGGAGTTCGATTTTCGCTCCCTATCCTCATATTGAATATCAAGGAGGAACGAATTTCACAGTGGGTTGTGAGTTTTCGTCCACTGATAGCAGTAGTAGTGAAGATGATGAGAGTGCTCATCTCCCAGTAAGCCGCTtaatcttgttttcttgatttctgattttgcaTATATCTGTTTAATCGTGTCTTTCCTTCTATTTGGAAGCAGTTATGTGAGACCGGGCCTTCAACTCCGGTTCTTTCACCTCCggaaggggctgtagaagaaaGTCTTGTTTACGCAGTAAGCCTCTtaatcttgttttcttgattttccAATTTTGTACATATCTTTTAATTGCgtctttcctttttttggaaGCGGTTATGTGAGACCGGGCTTTTATCTCCGGTTGTTTCACCTCGGGAAGGGGCCGTAGCAAAAAATATACCCGATCATGTAATAGTCCCTTTTCTTGACTATTCATACTTGATTTggtgtttcttgttttcttgactTCTGTTTTTACATATATCTGTTGTGTCTTTCCTTTTATTTGGAAGCAGATATCTGAGACCGGTTCTTCATCTCCGATTCTTTCACCTCCGGAAGGGGCCTTAGAAGAAAATCTACCTGATCATGTAATTAGCCCTTTTCTTGACTACTCATACTTGATTTGGagtttcttgttttcttgactTCTGATTTATATATGTCTATTTAATTGTGTCTTTCCTATTATTTGGAAGCAGAAATGTGAGGCCGCGCCTTCATCTCGGGTTCTTTCACCTCCGGAAGGGGCCGTAGCAGAAAATATATCCGATCATGTAATAGTCCTTTTACTTGACTACTCTTACTTGATTTGGTGTTTCTTGTTTTTTTGACATCTGATTTTACATATATCGGTTGTGTCTTTCCGATTATTTGGAAGCAGAAATGTGAGGCCGTGCCTTCATCTCCGGTTCTTTCACCTCCAGAAGGGGCCGTAGCAGAAAAGCTATCCGATCATGTAACAGTCCCTTTTCTTGACTACTCTTACTTGATTTGGTGTTTCTTGACTTCTCATTTTACATATATCTGTTGTGTCTTTCCTATTATTTGGAAGCAGAAATGTGAGGCTGCGCCTTCATCTCCGGTTCTTTCACCTCCGGAAGGGGCCGTAGCAGAAAAGCTATCCGATCATGTAACAGTCCCTTTTCTTGACTACTCTTACTTGATTTGGTGTTTCTTAGTTTTCTTGACTTCTGATTTTTACATATATCTGTTGtgtctttctttttatttggaAGTAGATATCGGAGACCGGGTCTTCACCTTCGATTTGTTCACCTCTGGAAGTGGCCGTGGCAGAAAATCTATCCGATCATGTACCAGTCCTTTTACTTGACTACTCTTACTTGATTTggtgtttcttgttttcttgactTCTGATTTTACATATATCTGCGGTGTCTTTCCTATTATTTGGAAGCAGGAATGTGAGGCCGCGCCTTCATCTCTGGTTCTTTCACCTCCGGAAGGGGCCGTAGCAGAAAAGCTGTCCGATCATGTAACAGTCCCTTTTCTTGACTACTCTTACTTGATTTGGTGTTTCTTAGTTTTTTTGACTTCTGATTTTACATATATCTGTTGTGTCTTTCCTTTTATTTCGAAGCAGATATCGGAGACCGGGTCTTCACCTTCGATTTGTTCACCTCTGGAAGTGGCCGTGGCAGAAAATCTATCCGATCATGTACCCGTCCTTTTACTTGACTACTCTTACTTGATTTggtgtttcttgttttcttgactTCTGATTTTACATATATCTGCTGTGTCTTTCCTATTATTTGGAAGCAGGAATGTGAGGCCGCGCCTTCATCTCTGGTTCTTTCACCTCCGGAAGGGGCCGTAGCAGAAAAGCTGTCCGATCATGTAACAGTCCCTTTTCTTGACTACTCTTACTTGATTTGGTGTTTCTTAGTTTTTTTGACTTCTGATTTTACATATATCTGTTGTGTCTTTCCTTTTATTTCGAAGCAGATATCGGAGACCGGGTCTTCATATCCTGTTCTTTCACCTCCGGAAGGGGCCGTAGCAGAAAATCTATCCGATCATGTACTCGTCCTTTTTCTTGACTACTATACTTGATTTGGTGTTTCTTGTTGTCTTGACTTCTGATTTTACATATATCTGTTGTgtctttcattttatttggaagCAGATATCTGAGACCGGGTCTTCATCTCCGATTGTTTCACCTCCGGAAGGGGCCATAGCAGAAAATCTACCTGATCATGTAATAGTCCCTTTTCTTGACTACTCTTACTTGATTTGGTGttccttgttttcttgatttctgATTTTACATGTctgtttaattgtgtgtttccTTTTATTTGGAAGCAGAAATGTGAGACTGCGCCTTCATCTCCAGTTCTTTCACCTCCAGAAGGGGCCATAGCAGAAAATCTATCCGATCATGTAATAGTCCTTTTACTTGATTACTCTTACTCGATTTggtgtttcttgttttcttgactTCTGATTTTACATATATCTGTTGTGTCTTTCCTTTTATTTGGAAGCAGTTATCTGCGGTTGGGGCTTCATCTCCGGTTCTTTCACCTTCGCTATTGGACGTAGCAGATAATCTACATGTAATAGTCCCCTATCTTGACTACTCTACTTGATTTggtgtttcttgttttcttgactTCTGATTTTATATATATCTGTTTATTTGTGGCTTTCCTTTTATTTGGAAGCCGTTATGGGAGTGCGTGCCTCCACCTCCAGTTCTTTCACCTCTGGAAGGGAAGGTAGCAGAAAATCCACTTGATCATGTAATAATCTCTTTTCTTGACTACTCATACCTGATTTGGTGTTTCCTTTTTGGGGGGTTTCCAAAATAATTATGTGTGAAATTGATTTGCCTGTCCAGGAAGCTATTGAAGCTGCATTCAGAGGTCATCCTCGCCTGCTTATGAAGCAGAAAATCGCTGGTTTCGATGAAACAGTAACCTACTAATCCTAATTCTTGATTAGTGTTACCCTTAATATAGGGTTTATTTGGTTTTATGAGATTAATGGTGATGCATCACATTACATTGCCTTCCAGGGTGATTCGGATTTTGATCCAGACGATACAGTAGTAAGCAAATTAACCTTGTTTCTTGAGTAATATTAACCCCAATATTGGTGTttatataagaaaaataaactGATTTCCTGCCAGAATGATTGGGAAGATGATGATAGATTGGATCGACCTGTGTTCTCTCCGCGTTACATGAATACAGTAAGCCATTTTGTGATGTAATATTAACCCAATATGGTGTTTGTCGGTTATTagttgtaaataattatgtgtaTTATTGACAGGGAGCTGGACTGGTGAATTTAAAGAATACATGCTTCATGAATTCGGTTTTGCAATGCTTGGTGCATACTGTACTATTTTTTGAGGGCATTATTTACCAAAGAAACTCATTGCTGTGCGTTTGTAAGTATATTCGATGCTACTTTAGTGTAATTTCCTTGGTGGATGAGTTATTGGCGATCAACTTTTAATGTTTTTGAACATCAACTGCAGGTCCCAATAAAACGTTCTGTCTGAAGTGCAGCCTCGAAGAGCTATTTCGATCACTTACTTCGGGAATGACATATTATAGGCCAGAGACACTAGCTCAGAATTTAAGCCGTATCACTTTTTTAACGCATACTTAGATATGCAGAGTTTCAATAAATGAAACTCAAGCTCAATCTTGAGCTCGAATATCATTTGCTTTCAAGATTTGTTTTTTTGAACTGTGAATAAAATTGGCTATCATTTGTTCAAGTTTGTGGCTTTTGAATTGTGTGTAGCAGAGATTTACAGATTAATGTGCACGTTTATTCATGCAATTCTGTTAATTGTTTTCTCAATGATTCTTTGACTCACCTGCTAGACATTTCACCTACCTTCAAAGTGGGTCAACAGGAGGATGCTCATGAATACCTTTTGAAGTTATGGAATAAACTAATGGAGTGTGACAAGTATCTTGACGATAAGGATAATGAACATAAAATCTTTGTCGCACGACTGTTTCGTGGCCGTCTTGTCAACAAGGTGATATCAGTATTCTTCACCTTTTTTGTTTGTGACATGCACAGTTTTCCTCAATGGCGCGGAACACATTTccatgaagctgaaatttacattGCTCTGTTACCTGCAGGTCATGTGTTCATGTGGTAAGATTTCTAGTAAGACAGAGGATGCATGGGATCTGCAATTACCTATTGAGAATTCGGACACTCTCATCGGTGCTCTGCAAACTTATATACTAACAGTAGTGCCTGACTTTCGCTGTGAAAATTGTGGGAATGAAGGTATAGTACAGAAAATTGATCTGGATCAGCTTCCACCTGTTGTCACGTTTCACCTGAAGAGGTTTGACAGATTGAACAACAAAATCAAAAAGCATGTGTCGTTTCCACCTAAGTTGGACTTGAAACCTTTCACTCGTACTAAAGTGACTTTTTCCTTCCCTAGTATACTGAAAGTGAGTTTTCTTTTAGTTTATTTATCCCAACAAACAAAGGCATGGTCTTTTTATTGTTCTGGTGTTTATTCTTAAGTTTCAATGTCTTTTTTGCTGGTTTTGCAGTTTCCTTATGACTACGAGCTCTATGCTATTTTAGTGCATGAAGGGGAGACACCGACCGCAGGTCATTACTACAGCTTTATTCGCTTAAACTCCAATGAGTGGTACAGATATGAGGATTCACAAGTAATGCACTGAAACCTCTTTATCATACTTGTGTTATTTTGATTTGTAAATTTATCTATTTAATAGCTGAGTATTCTACTTGTGTAGGTTACAGCTGTAGATGAAGAAGAAGTTTTCAAGCAGATGGCTTATATTCTTTTCTATGCTCCGGGCGGCGAGACTAACTTTACAGATGCCGTTCTAGCTCTGCAATCATCGGAAGGATTTACTCCTTTTGAGCATGCACAGGGTGATGAAGTAGGCAGATCAAAGAAAGCTGGTAAAGGTGCAACAAAAAAAGCTGCTGATAGAGATGAAAGTTTGATTGCTAAGAAAAAAGCTGCTGATAGAGATGAAAGTTTGATTGCTAAGAAAAAAGCTGCTGATGAAGGTGTAAGTGTGGTTGCTGTGAAAAAAGGTgctgataaaaataaaagttcgaCTTCTGAGGGAAAATGGGAGGTTCAGAAACGAAGGCAACGAAGGATAAAACTATGATTGGCTAGGAAATGGAGGGTAAAGACAGTGATCCTCTGTCAAGTACAGATTTTGGAAATGCAACACAGGCTATTGTTTGAATATTAACTCTTGATTCAGTACCCAATATATACTTTAGGCAATTCATTGCACAATTTGTGAGGAAAATAATTGCAGTATATACTCtattgttgttttcttttgcAAGTACATGTGCAAAAATAGGATGTTTAGGTCAATGTAGTTGGTTCTGAATTTGCAGTTAGATACGTTACAGTGTTCCAGAAAATAAGTGAACTTTGATTGGAAATGAAAGTTGAAACACATAATATGGCCTTTGATTTATTGTTGAACTGGAACAGCAGCATAGATGTGCTTGTCATTTTGGGGTGGAAGATGATGACAACGACGACTCTACTTGACTATCATCGCATTTAACTTTCTTGATTAGTTGAGCTTTGCCATTGTGGTTCACGACCAGCATGTTGCATCGGATCTTCTTTGCGTAGTATTCTATGTGCTTCTTATCGTGGTACCTGTCAAATACCACTAGTGTGGCATGTAAAGTGCTGATCTGTTCGATGACCCGCAGTTGCAGCGGATGCCCCATTTCAGTTCTAATCTCTGGAACCACCTGCAAACACACTCTTAATAATACTAACCATCAAAATATATAGTAGTGAACAGTTAATGTACCCCATATTTTCGACATAGATGGATAAGTCGTTCGAGTTTCTGATACTTGAAATCAAAATTGAGCTCATTTCTCTGTAATAATGGCATAAGATCCTCCAAGTCCATGCCCCATTTGTCAGACCAGGTCTTGGTAGACACTGCATGCAGAGGGATATTAGTGTAAAGATATagtaatatagtagtagtagataTTGATGATTTAAGACTTACAAGGAATATTGAGGTATGGTGATATGCCAAGAATGCTTATCTTGGAAGAAGTATCAAAGGAGAAGTTGTGTAGCACCCATTCAAGAATCTCCATTGAGAAGTCTTTGAGGGCGTCCATCACAATAAGCACTCTTTTGGGAGACTCATCAAACACCACATTTTCTGCGTAATGTGTTCTGCTCATAGGAAAGCAGATAGGCATGATGTTTAGAGAGAGGTGAGTGAGGAAGAggtttgaagcatgattatgaaGATGCTATATAATGAAAGAAAATGGTTTTTGGATTTGTGGGAAATGGGTAAATTAAATGCATGGTGCGTATCGAAGTCATTTGCATAAACTATGTCATTCCAGCACAATGCCAAACGACTAACTTGGTTTTCTAAGTAGAGAAAAAGTGTTACTTCTTCTATTTGTCTATTAGGAAAAAATGCTGCGAAAATACCTAGTGGTAGGTGACTTAGTTAGAAGTAGAATAATTTACTACGTTAAATTCAAATGTGCATTCATCATGCACTAACGTGAATATCAATATTAAAACACCCTTCTTCAATTCATTATCGATAGCTTAAGCACTCAATTAATTATCGATAGTTTAGGCTCGTACTAAGGAGTTGCTTCATTTCAAACTCGTATAATTGAACttcttcaattttcattgaaaattttgattttcgccgttcccgcttccaccgtcgtcattgagcaagcttttagtgtcggcggttgtgtcctagacgacaaaaggagcaatctctccgccataAACATGGAAGgcactatgttacttgatgattgggcaaaggcggacatgagagcacaagagccggattttgACTttcgtgtagagagtgatggtgaagacttTTCCACCGATGACGAGGTCGGAAGCAAGGGCGCTCAACAATATCAATGACGGGGGGCGGTGAATGGCGAGCacggccgaccaaaaaggtaaacaaggtaagagaactacgtgagttttgattcctcaataaaattgtggatacgtagacaactcaacttaaatttgaaaagtttaactttgaaaatttaagttgagctcaagcccttttcaattttttccttcccccccccatttcatgtttttatttatgtttcgacgacacttgtaaattatatcacgttgttgtatatgtattgtaaattgtaatgtatcgttgtccgttacaactcaaattcaataaaattgatatgattttcaccgtattcgtcttatttcaatttaaattatctattgtcttgttccaatttattgtataagtccaaaattccaaattacatataaaaaaaccgccaaaccgaaccggaaccgcgaGGAACTgtccgaaaaccgccggttcagaaCCGAAACCAGAACcaccggttttcgaaccggaaccggaaccggaaccggaaccgtgaaatagcctcacggttcggttccggttccacctTTCTCGaaatcggaaccggaaccgccgatttacgaaccgtgggcatgtctacTTCCAACACAGTTTTCTGCAACCCCTCCCCTATACCTCTCATCTCTCCtcttatttttagaaaaaaaggcAGAAGGTTTCGGGTGGAGTTGAAGCTGTCGTGGAATCGGAGATGGAGCTGGTCGAAAATGAAGTGTTCCAGTAGTACTCGGTGGACCGCCGGTGGGTCGATCGACCCCACGCGACCCCACCTGGGTCCGCCGCTGTGTCTAGGAGTCAATTAAAAATTTTCATCgatagttttgttttttttcgtCTAGGAACCTATCCTTTGCTTAATATATATGTAAAGCATATATTTGACGCATTCTTTGCTTAATATATGTAAAATAAC
Encoded here:
- the LOC121754221 gene encoding nascent polypeptide-associated complex subunit alpha, muscle-specific form-like isoform X3; its protein translation is MTDEKKPAEPPAPIDPKPPAPVDSTPPAPVDPTPPDPIDPTPPAPVDQTPPAPVYITPPAPVDQTPPVPVDSTPPAPVDSTPPAPIDPTPPSPVDQTPPAPVDITPPAPVDQTPPAPVDSTPPAPVDSTPPAPVDSTPPAPVDSTPPAPIDPTPPSPVDQTPPAPVDITPPAPVDQTPPAPVDSTAPAPVDSTAPAPVDSTAPAPVDSTPPAPVDSTPPAPVDSSPPAPVDSTPPAPIDPTPPSPVDQTPPAPVDITPPAPVDSTPPAPVDSTPPAPVDQTPPAPVDITPPAPVDQILPVPVDSTLPAPVDSTPPTPVDSTPTAPVDQTPPAPVDSTPPAPVDQTPPAPVDITSPASVDQTPPAPIDPTPPSPVDQTPTAPVDQTPPAPIDPTLPSPVDQTPPAPVDQTLPSPVDQTPPAPVDKTPPASVDKIPPPEEKVTAQEFRDALYNLPWSSIFAPYPHIEYQGGTNFTVGCEFSSTDSSSSEDDESAHLPLCETGPSTPVLSPPEGAVEESLVYARLCETGLLSPVVSPREGAVAKNIPDHISETGSSSPILSPPEGALEENLPDHKCEAAPSSRVLSPPEGAVAENISDHKCEAVPSSPVLSPPEGAVAEKLSDHISETGSSPSICSPLEVAVAENLSDHECEAAPSSLVLSPPEGAVAEKLSDHISETGSSPSICSPLEVAVAENLSDHECEAAPSSLVLSPPEGAVAEKLSDHISETGSSYPVLSPPEGAVAENLSDHISETGSSSPIVSPPEGAIAENLPDHKCETAPSSPVLSPPEGAIAENLSDHLSAVGASSPVLSPSLLDVADNLHPLWECVPPPPVLSPLEGKVAENPLDHEAIEAAFRGHPRLLMKQKIAGFDETGDSDFDPDDTVNDWEDDDRLDRPVFSPRYMNTGAGLVNLKNTCFMNSVLQCLVHTVLFFEGIIYQRNSLLCVCPNKTFCLKCSLEELFRSLTSGMTYYRPETLAQNLSHISPTFKVGQQEDAHEYLLKLWNKLMECDKYLDDKDNEHKIFVARLFRGRLVNKVMCSCGKISSKTEDAWDLQLPIENSDTLIGALQTYILTVVPDFRCENCGNEGIVQKIDLDQLPPVVTFHLKRFDRLNNKIKKHVSFPPKLDLKPFTRTKVTFSFPSILKFPYDYELYAILVHEGETPTAGHYYSFIRLNSNEWYRYEDSQVTAVDEEEVFKQMAYILFYAPGGETNFTDAVLALQSSEGFTPFEHAQGDEVGRSKKAGKGATKKAADRDESLIAKKKAADRDESLIAKKKAADEGVSVVAVKKGADKNKSSTSEGKWEVQKRRQRRIKL
- the LOC121754221 gene encoding calphotin-like isoform X4 — translated: MTDEKKPAEPPAPIDPKPPAPVDSTPPAPVDPTPPDPIDPTPPAPVDQTPPAPVYITPPAPVDQTPPVPVDSTPPAPVDSTPPAPIDPTPPSPVDQTPPAPVDITPPAPVDQTPPAPVDSTPPAPVDSTPPAPVDSTPPAPVDSTPPAPIDPTPPSPVDQTPPAPVDITPPAPVDQTPPAPVDSTAPAPVDSTAPAPVDSTAPAPVDSTPPAPVDSTPPAPVDSSPPAPVDSTPPAPIDPTPPSPVDQTPPAPVDITPPAPVDSTPPAPVDSTPPAPVDQTPPAPVDITPPAPVDQILPVPVDSTLPAPVDSTPPTPVDSTPTAPVDQTPPAPVDSTPPAPVDQTPPAPVDITSPASVDQTPPAPIDPTPPSPVDQTPTAPVDQTPPAPIDPTLPSPVDQTPPAPVDQTLPSPVDQTPPAPVDKTPPASVDKIPPPEEKVTAQEFRDALYNLPWSSIFAPYPHIEYQGGTNFTVGCEFSSTDSSSSEDDESAHLPLCETGPSTPVLSPPEGAVEESLVYARLCETGLLSPVVSPREGAVAKNIPDHISETGSSSPILSPPEGALEENLPDHKCEAAPSSRVLSPPEGAVAENISDHKCEAVPSSPVLSPPEGAVAEKLSDHKCEAAPSSPVLSPPEGAVAEKLSDHISETGSSPSICSPLEVAVAENLSDHECEAAPSSLVLSPPEGAVAEKLSDHISETGSSPSICSPLEVAVAENLSDHECEAAPSSLVLSPPEGAVAEKLSDHISETGSSSPIVSPPEGAIAENLPDHKCETAPSSPVLSPPEGAIAENLSDHLSAVGASSPVLSPSLLDVADNLHPLWECVPPPPVLSPLEGKVAENPLDHEAIEAAFRGHPRLLMKQKIAGFDETGDSDFDPDDTVNDWEDDDRLDRPVFSPRYMNTGAGLVNLKNTCFMNSVLQCLVHTVLFFEGIIYQRNSLLCVCPNKTFCLKCSLEELFRSLTSGMTYYRPETLAQNLSHISPTFKVGQQEDAHEYLLKLWNKLMECDKYLDDKDNEHKIFVARLFRGRLVNKVMCSCGKISSKTEDAWDLQLPIENSDTLIGALQTYILTVVPDFRCENCGNEGIVQKIDLDQLPPVVTFHLKRFDRLNNKIKKHVSFPPKLDLKPFTRTKVTFSFPSILKFPYDYELYAILVHEGETPTAGHYYSFIRLNSNEWYRYEDSQVTAVDEEEVFKQMAYILFYAPGGETNFTDAVLALQSSEGFTPFEHAQGDEVGRSKKAGKGATKKAADRDESLIAKKKAADRDESLIAKKKAADEGVSVVAVKKGADKNKSSTSEGKWEVQKRRQRRIKL
- the LOC121754221 gene encoding nascent polypeptide-associated complex subunit alpha, muscle-specific form-like isoform X2, translated to MTDEKKPAEPPAPIDPKPPAPVDSTPPAPVDPTPPDPIDPTPPAPVDQTPPAPVYITPPAPVDQTPPVPVDSTPPAPVDSTPPAPIDPTPPSPVDQTPPAPVDITPPAPVDQTPPAPVDSTPPAPVDSTPPAPVDSTPPAPVDSTPPAPIDPTPPSPVDQTPPAPVDITPPAPVDQTPPAPVDSTAPAPVDSTAPAPVDSTAPAPVDSTPPAPVDSTPPAPVDSSPPAPVDSTPPAPIDPTPPSPVDQTPPAPVDITPPAPVDSTPPAPVDSTPPAPVDQTPPAPVDITPPAPVDQILPVPVDSTLPAPVDSTPPTPVDSTPTAPVDQTPPAPVDSTPPAPVDQTPPAPVDITSPASVDQTPPAPIDPTPPSPVDQTPTAPVDQTPPAPIDPTLPSPVDQTPPAPVDQTLPSPVDQTPPAPVDKTPPASVDKIPPPEEKVTAQEFRDALYNLPWSSIFAPYPHIEYQGGTNFTVGCEFSSTDSSSSEDDESAHLPLCETGPSTPVLSPPEGAVEESLVYARLCETGLLSPVVSPREGAVAKNIPDHISETGSSSPILSPPEGALEENLPDHKCEAAPSSRVLSPPEGAVAENISDHKCEAAPSSPVLSPPEGAVAEKLSDHISETGSSPSICSPLEVAVAENLSDHECEAAPSSLVLSPPEGAVAEKLSDHISETGSSPSICSPLEVAVAENLSDHECEAAPSSLVLSPPEGAVAEKLSDHISETGSSYPVLSPPEGAVAENLSDHISETGSSSPIVSPPEGAIAENLPDHKCETAPSSPVLSPPEGAIAENLSDHLSAVGASSPVLSPSLLDVADNLHPLWECVPPPPVLSPLEGKVAENPLDHEAIEAAFRGHPRLLMKQKIAGFDETGDSDFDPDDTVNDWEDDDRLDRPVFSPRYMNTGAGLVNLKNTCFMNSVLQCLVHTVLFFEGIIYQRNSLLCVCPNKTFCLKCSLEELFRSLTSGMTYYRPETLAQNLSHISPTFKVGQQEDAHEYLLKLWNKLMECDKYLDDKDNEHKIFVARLFRGRLVNKVMCSCGKISSKTEDAWDLQLPIENSDTLIGALQTYILTVVPDFRCENCGNEGIVQKIDLDQLPPVVTFHLKRFDRLNNKIKKHVSFPPKLDLKPFTRTKVTFSFPSILKFPYDYELYAILVHEGETPTAGHYYSFIRLNSNEWYRYEDSQVTAVDEEEVFKQMAYILFYAPGGETNFTDAVLALQSSEGFTPFEHAQGDEVGRSKKAGKGATKKAADRDESLIAKKKAADRDESLIAKKKAADEGVSVVAVKKGADKNKSSTSEGKWEVQKRRQRRIKL